From Topomyia yanbarensis strain Yona2022 chromosome 1, ASM3024719v1, whole genome shotgun sequence, one genomic window encodes:
- the LOC131676278 gene encoding uncharacterized protein LOC131676278 isoform X2, whose protein sequence is MEQLHKKLDDRSYEKLTANLIDNVSLWQLNEDDLLEMGIIEKGPRKIILNVIERHFENIVSENVAENGQNLFNEEQQRESIRSILAKEPKFLKILTRQLDCGIVPEPKKMLYMNRILTKHFFEHQILREKKYPTWQQKQDLAIHILDEFPQLENTCVSENAPKESYFFWKNGGLDRGPHTGLIETRVSNMRKDLLPEDRLFRRTKKTVIIVEDELVQLAAHLAALIPTATNARQVAEGMAQVHSLHKALLQENNFHIIVKTFPHLLAYEGEMIIQAFDRIQTNIHALGDLQTLLRAGLLFDNASWSMVEDDFVRGALRLIKKLSNRGIKRTTVLENASMEEIAAAPLIRWKSYVRTEIGFDEKLAVQQSSATIIEPHIICIADRYKRGNIG, encoded by the exons cgaACCTTATAGACAACGTGTCCCTTTGGCAATTGAATGAAGACGACTTGCTTGAAATGGGTATCATCGAAAAAGGCCCTCGCAAAATCATTCTCAACGTTATTGAACGacactttgaaaatattgtttctgAAAATGTGGCAGAAaacggacaaaacctattcaaCGAGGAACAGCAAAGAGAGTCGATACGCTCCATCCTTGCTAAGGAACCTAAGTTTCTAAAGATTTTAACTCGGCAGTTGGATTGCGGGATAGTCCCTGAAccgaaaaaaatgctctatatgAACCGTATACTCACAAAACATTTCTTTGAACATCAAATTTTACGTGAAAAGAA GTATCCTACTTGGCAGCAAAAACAAGATCTTGCAATCCATATCTTAGATGAGTTTCCTCAGTTGGAGAACACTTGCGTCTCAGAAAACGCACCAAAGGAG tCTTACTTCTTTTGGAAAAACGGTGGTTTGGATAGAGGACCACATACGGGTTTAATCGAAACGAGAGTAAGCAACATGCGAAAGGACTTACTTCCCGAGGATAGGCTATTTCGGCGAACTAAGAAAACTGTTATTATTGTTGAGGATGAATTGGTGCAACTGGCTGCGCATCTTGCCGCCCTTATCCCAACAGCTACAAACGCTCGGCAAGTAGCGGAGGGAATGGCTCAGGTGCATAGTTTGCATAAAGCACTTCTACAGGAAAATAACTTTCATATTATAGTAAAAACATTTCCTCATTTATTGGCGTATGAAGGTGAAATG ATTATACAGGCATTTGATCGTATCCAGACGAATATTCACGCTCTTGGAGATTTGCAAACACTACTCCGTGCAGGATTGTTATTCGACAATGCTAGCTGGAGTATGGTAGAAGATG ATTTTGTCAGAGGAGCATTGAGGCTGATTAAAAAACTGTCAAATAGAGGCATCAAACGTACCACCGTTCTCGAAAATGCTAGTATGGAAGAGATAGCAGCTGCGCCCTTGATAAGATGGAAAAGCTACGTGCGTACCGAGATCGGTTTTGACGAAAAACTCGCTGTGCAACAATCATCTGCAACAATAATTGAACCACACATAATTTGCATTGCTGATCGCTATAAGAGAGGTAACAT TGGATGA
- the LOC131676278 gene encoding uncharacterized protein LOC131676278 isoform X1 gives MEQLHKKLDDRSYEKLTANLIDNVSLWQLNEDDLLEMGIIEKGPRKIILNVIERHFENIVSENVAENGQNLFNEEQQRESIRSILAKEPKFLKILTRQLDCGIVPEPKKMLYMNRILTKHFFEHQILREKKYPTWQQKQDLAIHILDEFPQLENTCVSENAPKESYFFWKNGGLDRGPHTGLIETRVSNMRKDLLPEDRLFRRTKKTVIIVEDELVQLAAHLAALIPTATNARQVAEGMAQVHSLHKALLQENNFHIIVKTFPHLLAYEGEMIIQAFDRIQTNIHALGDLQTLLRAGLLFDNASWSMVEDDFVRGALRLIKKLSNRGIKRTTVLENASMEEIAAAPLIRWKSYVRTEIGFDEKLAVQQSSATIIEPHIICIADRYKRGNMYVVFNQNVIPCGNSSTRAIEILFKAFVVFGLPVPVLLRKVDDLISVNVWGTKDYSKCKAVTDLTVRYKEFLANSLSK, from the exons cgaACCTTATAGACAACGTGTCCCTTTGGCAATTGAATGAAGACGACTTGCTTGAAATGGGTATCATCGAAAAAGGCCCTCGCAAAATCATTCTCAACGTTATTGAACGacactttgaaaatattgtttctgAAAATGTGGCAGAAaacggacaaaacctattcaaCGAGGAACAGCAAAGAGAGTCGATACGCTCCATCCTTGCTAAGGAACCTAAGTTTCTAAAGATTTTAACTCGGCAGTTGGATTGCGGGATAGTCCCTGAAccgaaaaaaatgctctatatgAACCGTATACTCACAAAACATTTCTTTGAACATCAAATTTTACGTGAAAAGAA GTATCCTACTTGGCAGCAAAAACAAGATCTTGCAATCCATATCTTAGATGAGTTTCCTCAGTTGGAGAACACTTGCGTCTCAGAAAACGCACCAAAGGAG tCTTACTTCTTTTGGAAAAACGGTGGTTTGGATAGAGGACCACATACGGGTTTAATCGAAACGAGAGTAAGCAACATGCGAAAGGACTTACTTCCCGAGGATAGGCTATTTCGGCGAACTAAGAAAACTGTTATTATTGTTGAGGATGAATTGGTGCAACTGGCTGCGCATCTTGCCGCCCTTATCCCAACAGCTACAAACGCTCGGCAAGTAGCGGAGGGAATGGCTCAGGTGCATAGTTTGCATAAAGCACTTCTACAGGAAAATAACTTTCATATTATAGTAAAAACATTTCCTCATTTATTGGCGTATGAAGGTGAAATG ATTATACAGGCATTTGATCGTATCCAGACGAATATTCACGCTCTTGGAGATTTGCAAACACTACTCCGTGCAGGATTGTTATTCGACAATGCTAGCTGGAGTATGGTAGAAGATG ATTTTGTCAGAGGAGCATTGAGGCTGATTAAAAAACTGTCAAATAGAGGCATCAAACGTACCACCGTTCTCGAAAATGCTAGTATGGAAGAGATAGCAGCTGCGCCCTTGATAAGATGGAAAAGCTACGTGCGTACCGAGATCGGTTTTGACGAAAAACTCGCTGTGCAACAATCATCTGCAACAATAATTGAACCACACATAATTTGCATTGCTGATCGCTATAAGAGAGGTAACATGTACGTTGTTTTTAACCAAAACGTCATTCCGTGCGGTAATTCTAGCACACGGGCCatcgaaattttattcaaagcATTTGTCGTTTTTGGGTTGCCGGTACCCGTGTTGCTTCGAAAAGTGGATGACCTAATTTCCGTTAACGTCTGGGGAACAAAAGATTACAGCAAGTGTAAAGCTGTTACAGACTTAACTGTACGATACAAAGAGTTTTTGGCGAATTCACTATCCAAATAA